A single genomic interval of Agromyces cerinus harbors:
- a CDS encoding O-antigen ligase family protein, producing the protein MTSNAPTGRADALRAFVGSARFAQALSLIAIGLAFSTHALRATIGWPGVLAALLALLLLCGASLVTRWRVIEWYGILPLTILVFVGWCAASVIWSTTPGASALRVGYLVAYGVLGVYIALMRDTIQIVRAVGDVLRVLLAVSLALEVLSGILLDVPIVFLGIQGDIADLGPIQGIFGSRNMLGFVALIALVTFIVEWRTNIVSRTRALLSIGMALLALVFSGSPTTWIALGAVVVALGALYGLRRVPQAKRWAWQVALLSTAAAALISGWILRVRIIELIDARAEFDVRLDVWRELSRYLSLNPLQGWGWVGKWPDAPPYTWIEAATGRAHESALNAYLDAYFQVGVIGALAFAALIGVALVRAWLLASNRRSSVYLWPALVLVAIAVTSAAESFALYEGGWMLVVICAVKAARDMSWRDALKRS; encoded by the coding sequence ATGACCTCGAACGCGCCCACCGGCCGGGCCGATGCGCTGCGTGCGTTCGTGGGCTCGGCCAGGTTCGCCCAGGCGCTCTCGCTAATCGCGATCGGGCTCGCGTTCAGCACCCACGCCCTCCGCGCGACCATCGGTTGGCCCGGGGTGCTCGCCGCGCTCCTCGCGCTGCTGCTCCTCTGCGGCGCGTCGCTCGTCACGAGGTGGCGGGTGATCGAGTGGTACGGGATCCTGCCACTCACCATCCTCGTCTTCGTCGGATGGTGCGCCGCCTCGGTGATCTGGAGCACGACGCCGGGCGCCTCGGCACTTCGCGTTGGCTATCTCGTCGCCTACGGAGTGCTGGGCGTCTACATCGCGCTGATGCGCGACACGATCCAGATCGTGCGAGCCGTCGGCGACGTGCTGCGTGTCCTCCTCGCCGTCTCCCTCGCGCTCGAGGTGTTGTCGGGGATCCTGCTCGACGTCCCGATCGTCTTCCTGGGCATCCAGGGCGACATCGCCGACCTCGGACCGATCCAGGGCATCTTCGGATCGCGCAACATGCTCGGGTTCGTCGCTCTTATCGCGCTCGTCACGTTCATCGTCGAGTGGCGGACCAACATCGTCAGCCGCACGCGGGCGCTGCTGTCGATCGGCATGGCGCTCCTCGCGCTCGTGTTCTCGGGCTCGCCGACGACTTGGATCGCGTTGGGGGCCGTCGTCGTCGCCCTGGGGGCGCTGTACGGGCTCCGCCGAGTACCGCAGGCGAAGCGCTGGGCCTGGCAGGTCGCCCTGCTCAGCACCGCGGCGGCGGCGCTGATCAGCGGTTGGATCCTCCGAGTGCGGATCATCGAGCTGATCGACGCCCGCGCTGAGTTCGATGTGCGACTCGACGTCTGGCGCGAACTGTCGAGATATTTGAGCCTCAATCCGCTGCAGGGGTGGGGGTGGGTCGGCAAATGGCCCGATGCCCCGCCGTACACCTGGATCGAGGCGGCGACCGGTCGTGCGCACGAGTCCGCCCTGAACGCCTATCTCGACGCGTACTTCCAGGTGGGCGTCATCGGTGCACTCGCCTTCGCCGCGCTCATCGGCGTCGCCCTCGTACGCGCGTGGCTTCTTGCATCGAACCGCCGCAGCAGTGTGTACCTCTGGCCCGCGCTCGTGCTCGTCGCGATCGCCGTCACCTCGGCAGCGGAGAGCTTCGCCCTCTACGAGGGCGGTTGGATGCTCGTCGTGATCTGCGCGGTCAAGGCGGCTCGCGACATGAGTTGGCGGGACGCGCTCAAACGCAGCTGA
- a CDS encoding ABC transporter ATP-binding protein — protein sequence MPKISELDPPRIIIEGVGKTYTLHHTHSFKETFVAWLKRKKTSTSFEALKGIDFTVGESEAVALLGYNGSGKSTLLKLVSGVLRPDEGRILTRGRVAGLIEVGAGFHPDLSGRENVYLNAAILGMTKDEIDARFDEIVAFSEIGEFIDTEVKHYSSGMFVRLAFSVAIHTELDILLVDEVLAVGDAPFREKCKAKIRELVAAGKTLFIVSHDLGMVADICSRGIVIRRGEMMFDGPIDDAIPTLKGLTR from the coding sequence TTGCCCAAGATCTCTGAGCTCGACCCTCCGCGCATCATCATCGAGGGCGTGGGCAAGACCTACACGCTCCATCACACCCATTCGTTCAAAGAGACCTTCGTCGCGTGGCTGAAGCGCAAGAAGACCTCCACGTCGTTCGAGGCGCTGAAGGGGATCGACTTCACGGTCGGCGAGTCGGAAGCGGTCGCCCTGCTCGGATACAACGGCTCGGGCAAGTCGACGCTCCTGAAACTGGTCTCCGGCGTGCTCCGCCCCGACGAGGGCCGCATCCTCACCCGTGGCCGGGTCGCCGGTCTCATCGAAGTCGGTGCGGGGTTCCACCCCGACCTGTCCGGTCGTGAGAACGTGTACCTCAACGCCGCGATTCTCGGCATGACGAAAGACGAGATCGACGCGCGATTCGACGAGATCGTGGCGTTCAGCGAGATCGGCGAGTTCATCGACACCGAGGTCAAGCACTACTCCTCGGGCATGTTCGTGCGCCTGGCCTTCTCCGTCGCGATCCACACCGAGCTCGACATCCTCCTCGTCGACGAGGTGCTCGCGGTCGGCGACGCTCCGTTCCGCGAGAAGTGCAAGGCAAAGATCCGCGAACTCGTCGCCGCGGGCAAGACCCTCTTCATCGTGAGCCACGATCTCGGCATGGTGGCCGACATCTGCTCGCGCGGCATCGTCATCCGGCGCGGCGAGATGATGTTCGACGGCCCGATC
- a CDS encoding O-antigen ligase family protein, with protein MESPRRNALIGAYATFAVFTLLAGQFWRNLLGWWGFGIVVGLVLIGATWLVLQVKPKWNWRRTPKSTLVFLVVATLSIAWSFYPGASLLGVALTLLTTFVAVALALSLPWSGIVRSLSAAIKWVLALSLLFEFIVAVFVREPLLPYFPDFDPNAEKIPMAFYWSRALLFDGGPIEGIVASRNILAMTALLGIIIFAVLLAAGSMRRASGITWLVIAGLVFVLTRSATVILVAAIVVVALLFALWMRRVGPERRRGVYLAAAGVLVASVALLVVFWNGLLELFGKGDDLTGRLDIWNAVIGLATERPLAGWGWVGYWNPFVEPFDDLAVRKGVVYLQAHNAWLDVWMQLGIIGLLAFAAIVIGALWRSWFLAVDRPMDSSGRPLPHSFAALLPMLLLVALIGQSLAESRILVESGWVLLIAIAWATKRRQWEHEPLPADAPPDVLRRSAPSPGHGSLESSGDEAR; from the coding sequence ATGGAGTCCCCTCGGCGCAACGCGCTAATCGGCGCGTACGCGACGTTCGCGGTCTTCACGTTGCTCGCGGGCCAGTTCTGGCGAAACCTCCTCGGCTGGTGGGGGTTCGGCATCGTCGTCGGTCTCGTGCTCATCGGCGCGACCTGGCTCGTCCTCCAGGTGAAGCCGAAGTGGAACTGGCGGCGGACGCCGAAGTCGACGCTCGTCTTCCTCGTCGTGGCGACGCTCTCGATCGCGTGGTCGTTCTACCCGGGCGCCTCTCTGCTCGGGGTCGCGCTCACGCTCCTCACCACGTTCGTGGCCGTGGCGCTTGCGCTCAGCCTTCCCTGGTCGGGAATCGTCCGTTCACTCAGTGCCGCGATCAAATGGGTGCTCGCGCTCTCGCTACTGTTCGAGTTCATTGTCGCGGTGTTCGTGCGCGAACCGCTGCTGCCGTACTTCCCCGACTTCGATCCGAACGCCGAGAAGATCCCGATGGCGTTCTACTGGTCGCGAGCGCTGCTCTTCGACGGTGGCCCGATCGAGGGCATCGTCGCGAGCCGCAACATCCTCGCCATGACCGCTCTGCTCGGAATCATCATCTTCGCGGTCCTTCTGGCTGCGGGCAGCATGCGGCGCGCCTCCGGCATCACGTGGCTCGTGATCGCCGGACTCGTCTTCGTGCTCACCCGCTCGGCGACCGTGATCCTCGTGGCGGCGATCGTCGTCGTCGCACTCCTTTTCGCGCTGTGGATGCGCCGTGTCGGCCCCGAGCGCCGACGTGGCGTCTATCTCGCCGCAGCCGGCGTGCTCGTGGCATCCGTCGCCTTGCTCGTGGTCTTCTGGAACGGACTGCTCGAACTCTTCGGGAAGGGAGACGACCTCACGGGCCGGCTCGACATCTGGAATGCGGTGATCGGCTTGGCGACCGAGCGACCACTGGCAGGCTGGGGTTGGGTCGGGTACTGGAATCCGTTCGTAGAGCCCTTCGACGACCTCGCCGTCCGCAAGGGCGTCGTGTATCTGCAGGCGCACAACGCCTGGCTCGACGTCTGGATGCAGCTCGGTATCATCGGGTTGCTCGCCTTCGCCGCGATCGTGATCGGTGCGCTGTGGCGTTCGTGGTTCCTCGCGGTGGACCGACCGATGGATTCCTCCGGGCGCCCGCTCCCCCACTCGTTCGCCGCGCTGCTGCCGATGCTGCTGCTCGTCGCACTCATCGGCCAGAGCCTCGCCGAGAGCCGAATCCTGGTCGAGAGCGGTTGGGTGCTGCTCATCGCAATCGCCTGGGCGACGAAGCGCCGTCAATGGGAGCACGAACCGCTCCCGGCCGACGCACCGCCCGACGTCCTGCGACGAAGTGCGCCCAGCCCCGGACACGGATCCCTCGAGTCATCGGGCGACGAGGCCCGATGA
- a CDS encoding ABC transporter permease — MSKSDSVDLSAFTVPGTGRGILDVFSYGYLLRLLVRKGILTRYHGSVLGWAWSYVKPTAQFFIYWVVMGVFLGLNRGIESFPIYLFSGIVVVNLFNEAFGNATKSIVNNKALVKKIYLPRELFPIADVFIAFVHFLPQLTILLTVCLIAGWVPTAVQLAGALLAILIVLLIATGLGLLFGSINVSYRDSQNLVELILMFATYTSPVLYASSMVKDKLPPWLYELYMLNPLTSAVELFHSAFWYPTTSETTNRPEHLWLLAGISIVVALVMLVIGQFVFRRLEGRFAQDL; from the coding sequence ATGTCCAAGTCCGATTCCGTCGACCTGTCGGCGTTCACCGTACCTGGGACCGGTCGAGGGATCCTCGACGTGTTCAGCTACGGATACCTGCTGCGACTGCTGGTCCGCAAGGGGATCCTCACCCGCTACCACGGTTCCGTCCTCGGCTGGGCCTGGTCCTACGTCAAGCCGACCGCCCAGTTCTTCATCTATTGGGTGGTGATGGGTGTCTTCCTCGGCCTGAACCGCGGCATCGAATCGTTCCCGATCTACCTGTTCTCGGGCATCGTCGTGGTGAACCTCTTCAACGAGGCCTTCGGCAATGCGACGAAGTCCATCGTCAACAACAAGGCGCTGGTCAAGAAGATCTACCTCCCCCGAGAGCTCTTCCCGATCGCCGACGTCTTCATCGCCTTCGTACACTTCCTGCCGCAGCTCACGATCCTGCTCACGGTCTGCCTGATTGCCGGATGGGTTCCGACGGCCGTGCAACTCGCCGGAGCTCTGCTCGCAATTCTGATCGTGCTGCTCATCGCGACCGGGCTGGGCCTCTTGTTCGGATCGATCAATGTTTCGTATCGAGATTCGCAGAATCTCGTCGAACTCATCCTGATGTTCGCGACATACACCTCACCGGTGCTCTACGCGTCGTCGATGGTGAAAGACAAGCTGCCGCCCTGGCTCTACGAGCTCTACATGTTGAATCCGTTGACCTCGGCGGTCGAGTTGTTCCATTCGGCGTTCTGGTACCCGACGACCTCGGAGACGACGAACCGGCCAGAGCACCTCTGGCTGCTCGCAGGCATCTCGATCGTCGTCGCACTCGTCATGCTCGTCATCGGACAGTTCGTGTTCCGCAGGCTGGAGGGCCGCTTTGCCCAAGATCTCTGA